Proteins co-encoded in one Aspergillus flavus chromosome 2, complete sequence genomic window:
- a CDS encoding beta-TrCP/Slimb protein, whose translation MAGETTAANYSPDLTAPSLPAPYRLDEGYSDETRSQVDKELADLPSDDVMPLPDWLLANSEEDRAEIAYSLLRTLPTSTVAAVVDRLAPVLHMDPVVKLPPEITSEIFSYLEPKTLLTASLASRAWRGRIIDSGLWRGKYIDEGWRVDIDAIRSFEERQSKLSSPSLRKSRLRNADTDDGEPKNKKRVPPCWLDSRSTGYVGSYIIGRQDGQQTSAEADTEGDHLMSDVANDQSGSTSSEHQLRSSSIRETQTELSRTTPGPMPSSAQSSPKSSILLRMPNGGVRINWLHLYKQRRRLEENWNRGRLTKFQIPHPEHLAECHKECIYSIQFWGNWLVSGSRDRTVRVWNIDTQRLRYRPLVGHSKSVLCLQFDPRPSEDIIMTGSSDKSVIMWRFSTGEKLKEIAPAHQDSVLNLRFDERYLVTCSKDRLIKVWNRRELMPGDKEYPVVHHGSGVMFPAHIVDISELPSPITETELAKRQIRSLAPYSLLMTIAGHGAAVNAIQISEDEIISASGDRLIKIWNIRSGICKKTLVGHEKGIACVQFDGRRIISGSNDDSVRIFDHSSGAEVACLSGHADLVRTVQAGFGDPPGAEEAMKMEALAVDNEFRDARRSDEAVDYGPRALRRAGHHQNTAGSRNPKDIKALGAHIPPGGGGSKWARIVSGSYDELVLVWKKDRDGAWVVSQPLSHVKTLKQINGEDTDDEAPPRNPRNAFAQQAQRVRPPNPAAGPATNHPFTPQLQQHPPVVQAPGATHHNHHHHAARNQQARANNNNNNNNNNNNNNGNNPPSSRVFKVQFDARKIVCATQDPRIVVWDFADDDEEIKEASQFFTGL comes from the exons ATGGCTGGAGAGACTACCGCCGCCAATTATTCCCCCGACCTCACCGCCCCCTCATTACCTGCACCTTACAGACTAGACGAGGGTTACTCGGACGAAACTAGAAGCCAGGTGGACAAGGAACTTGCGGACCTGCCCTCGGATGATGTGATGCCTCTCCCCGATTGGCTTCTAGCGAATAGCGAAGAAGATAGGGCTG AGATTGCCTACAGTTTATTACGCACACTACCCACTTCTACCGTGGCCGCGGTTGTCGACCGCCTTGCGCCTGTGTTGCACATGGATCCCGTTGTCAAGCTCCCCCCCGAGATCACCTCCGAGATCTTCTCCTACCTTGAGCCCAAGACTCTCTTGACAGCTTCATTGGCATCTCGTGCCTGGCGGGGCCGTATAATTGACTCTGGTCTGTGGCGAGGAAAGTATATCGATGAAGGCTGGCgcgttgatattgatgcaaTCCGTTCGTTTGAGGAAAGACAATCCAAACTTTCGTCCCCGAGTCTTCGTAAATCCCGCTTAAGGAACGCCGATACAGATGATGGAGAACCGAAGAATAAGAAACGCGTACCTCCATGCTGGTTAGACTCGCGTTCGACAGGATATGTGGGCAGTTACATAATCGGGCGGCAAGATGGACAACAAACCTCTGCGGAGGCTGATACTGAGGGTGATCACCTCATGAGCGATGTTGCAAATGACCAGAGCGGGTCAACTTCCTCTGAACACCAGTTACGCTCGAGCAGCATTCGAGAGACTCAGACAGAGCTCTCTCGCACCACGCCTGGACCCATGCCATCATCAGCTCAGTCGTCCCCAAAATCCTCTATTTTGCTGCGGATGCCCAATGGTGGTGTCAGAATTAACTGGCTTCATCTCTATAAGCAACGTAGACGACTGGAAGAGAATTGGAATAGAGGTCGCCTCACAAAATTCCAGATTCCCCACCCTGAGCACTTGGCGGAGTGCCACAAAGaatgtatatattcaatcCAATTCTGGGGGAATTGGCTGGTGAGTGGTAGTCGAGATAGGACTGTCCGAGTTTGGAATATAGATACGCAGAGACTGCGTTATCGCCCTCTTGTGGGCCACTCCAAATCGGTGCTCTGTCTCCAATTCGATCCCCGACCCTCTGAGGACATTATCATGACTGGGAGCAGCGACAAGAGCGTCATCATGTGGCGATTTTCCACTGGTGAGAAACTCAAAGAGATTGCACCCGCTCATCAGGACTCTGTGTTAAACCTCAGATTTGATGAGCGTTATCTTGTCACATGTTCTAAAGATAGGTTGATAAAGGTTTGGAATCGGCGTGAGCTAATGCCCGGTGACAAAGAATATCCTGTGGTCCATCATGGATCTGGGGTTATGTTTCCAGCGCACATCGTTGATATAAGCGAGCTTCCTTCCCCTATTACAGAAACAGAGCTAGCTAAGCGTCAAATCCGAAGCCTAGCTCCGTACTCTCTTTTAATGACGATCGCAGGGCACGGCGCTGCAGTTAATGCTATCCAGATAAGCGAAGATGAGATTATTTCCGCTTCAGGTGACCGGTTAATCAAGATCTGGAACATCCGCAGTGGTATCTGCAAGAAGACCCTTGTGGGCCACGAGAAAGGTATCGCATGCGTCCAGTTTGATGGCCGGCGTATCATTAGCGGAAGTAATGATGACTCCGTTCGCATCTTCGATCACAGCTCCGGTGCGGAGGTTGCTTGTTTATCTGGTCACGCCGACTTAGTAAGAACCGTCCAAGCTGGCTTTGGCGACCCACCAGGAGCTGAAGAGGCTATGAAGATGGAAGCTCTGGCTGTTGATAACGAGTTCCGTGATGCTCGACGCTCTGACGAAGCTGTAGACTACGGTCCAAGAGCTCTCAGACGTGCCGGCCACCACCAAAACACGGCTGGTTCCAGAAACCCAAAGGATATCAAGGCTCTGGGTGCTCATATCCCACCAGGAGGAGGCGGAAGTAAGTGGGCTAGAATTGTCTCTGGTTCGTATGACGAATTAGTGCTTGTCTGGAAGAAGGACAGAGATGGCGCCTGGGTCGTCAGCCAACCACTGTCTCATGTGAAAACTTTGAAGCAAATCAACGGAGAGGATACCGATGATGAAGCTCCTCCTCGTAATCCACGAAACGCCTTTGCCCAGCAAGCTCAGAGAGTTCGACCGCCCAACCCGGCTGCCGGCCCAGCAACAAATCATCCTTTCACCCCTCAGCTTCAACAGCATCCACCAGTTGTGCAAGCTCCAGGAGCGACGCACCACAATCACCATCATCACGCAGCGCGAAACCAGCAAGCCCGtgcaaataataataacaacaataacaacaataacaataataacaatGGTAACAACCCGCCATCCTCCAGGGTCTTTAAGGTCCAATTCGACGCGCGGAAAATCGTCTGTGCCACCC